From the genome of Nakamurella flavida:
CGGATGTCGGTGCGGCTCATGATCGTTCCGAGACCGGTCCGTTTCGGCTGCGCCGCAGGATGACGGCGTCGACGGAACGGGGTTACAGTGGTCGAGTCGGCCTCCACCCCCCCGGAGCCGACCACCCGGTTCAGCTCAACCCCCCGGAGCTGAACCCCCGCGACCCCCGCCCTCCCCCCTGGCGGGGGTCGCGCCTTACTTCCGGCCGGTGTCCGCTCCCGCCCGAACCCCGTCGAGGCCACGTTGCTTCCGGGCACGCCAGGAATGTCCCCGGAGCGGCCGGCGGGTCGATATCCGGCACGGCGGGGAAAAGGCGTCGTCCGCGTGAATATCAATGCACGGCGAAGCCTTACCGCAAGGCCTTGCGGACGGGCGGTGTCGGATCCGTCCCCATGTCCGGATTCCTTGCACAAACCCGGCGGCCGCCTCGCTCCTGCGGTGCGGTCACCGGTGCACTGCGACGGCACGGTCCCGCCCGGGACCCGGACGGACAGGCCCGCCATGCCGCCACGCCCCCTCGTCGTCACCGACGACGACCACGTCCTCGACGACGTCCTGCGCATCGCGGCCGCCGCCGGGGTGGAGATGGGCCACGGGCGGGACCCGTCCCATCGCTCCGCCTGGCGTGCCGCCTCGGTGGTCGTCCTGGATGCGGCGCTGGTGCCGCGGGCCGTGGCGGCCGGTCTGCCGCGCCGCGCCGCGGTGGTCGTGGTCACCACCGGGGAGCTCGGGTCCGCGGTGCTGCAGGACTGCGTCCGACTCGGCGTCAGCGACACCCTGTACCTGCCGCAGGACCAGGACCGCATGGTCGACCTGCTGGTCGATGCGACCGACGACGGTCCCGGGGGCGGGCGCAGCGTCGCCTTCATGGGGGCCTGCGGTGGGGCGGGGGCGTCCGTGCTCGCCGTGGCCACGGCCGTGGCGGCCGCCCGCCGGGGCGCGGAGGCCCTGCTCCTGGACGCCGATCCGTGGGGCGCCGGTCTCGATCTGCTGCTCGGGGTCGAGCAGGACCACGGCATGCGGTGGGAGGACCTCGTCGTCGGCGGCCGACTGGCCGCCGCCACTCTGCGTCGCGCCCTGCCCACCGCCGACGTCGGGCGGTCCGTCGTGCCCGTCCTGGCCCCACGCCGGGTGGGCGGCGAGGCGGTCGGTCCGTCGGCGGTGTCCGCCGTCCTGGACGCGGGTCGGCGCGCCGGGGGCACGACCGTGCTGGACGTGCCGCGTCCGCCGGCGGAGACCGCGGCCGTCCTCGAGACGGTCGACCTGGCCGTCCTGGTCGTCCCGGCCGACGTCCGGGGGTGCTTCGCCGCGGACCGGGTCGTCCGTCACCTGCGCGGGGCGGGGATCGACTGCGCTCTGGTCGTGCGGGGCCCCGCTCCGGGAAACCTCGGAGCCGACGAGGTCGCGGAGTCCCTGGGGCTGTCCCTGCTGGCGACCCTGCGGTCACAGCCCTCGCTGGCGCGGGAGATCGAGCAGTCCCGCGTCCCCGGTGCCGAGGCGCGCAGCGCGTTGGCCCGCACCGCCGAGATCGTGCTGGACCACCTGGATGTGGGTCGATGAGCCCCGGCCGTGCGGGCGTCGGCCCGCCGGACGCCACCGCGCTGACCGAGGGCATGGTCGAACGGGTGCAACGTCGACTCGTCCAGGAGCGGGCCGACCCGACGTCGACGGCGGTGGCCCGGGCCCTGCGTGCAGAGCTCCCCGTCCTGGTCTCCGATGCCGAGATGGTCGGCCTCATCCGCGGTGTGCAGCGGGAACTGGTGGGCACCGGCCCGCTGGCCGATCTGCTCGCCGATCCCGCCACCACCGATGTCGTGGTCAACGGGCCCCGGGACGTCCGGGTCGACCGCGGGAACGGTTGGGAGGCCACCACGGTGACCTTCGCCGACGAGGCCGCCGTGCAGCGCCTGGCCCGCAGGCTCGCCGCGACCGCCGGACGCCGGCTCGACGACGCCCGCCCCTTCGTGGACGCCCAGTTGCCCGACGGCGCGCGACTGCACGCGGTCCTCGCTCCCGTCGCCACCGGCGGCACCTGTCTGTCCCTGCGCGTCCTGCGTCCGGTGCGCCACGACCTCACCACCCTCGAGCGGTCCGGCGGCCTCCCCGGGGTCACCGCTCCGGCGATCGCCGCGATCGTCCGTGCTCGGCTGGCCTTCCTGGTCAGCGGCGGGACCGGGTCGGGGAAGACGACCCTGCTCGGCGCGATGATCGGTTCGGTGGCTCCCGCCGACCGGGTGGTCGTCGTCGAGGACGCAGCCGAGCTGGCGCCGCCCCATCCGCACGTCCTGCACATGGTGGCCCGGCCGGCCAATGTCGAAGGGGTCGGCGCCGTACTGCTGCGGGACCTCGTCCGCCAGGCGCTGAGGATGCGACCCGATCGCATCGTGGTCGGGGAGGTGCGCGGGGACGAGGTGGTCGACCTGCTCGCCGCCCTGAACACCGGACACGAGGGCGGAGCGGGCACCGTGCACGCCAACACCGCAGCCGATGTCCCGCAACGGATCGAGGCGCTGGCCGCCGCGGCCGGGCTCCCGCGGGCGGCGGCCCACGCTCAGCTGGGGGCCGCGGTCCAGGTCGTCCTGCATCTGACCCGGCGGGGCTCGCGGCGGGTGCTGGGGGAGATCGCCGTGCTGCAGCGGGATGCCGACGGGCTGGTGACGGCCCGGCCGGCCGTGGTGGACGGGCTGCCGGTGGAGCCGGGCGCTTCGCTGCTGGCCGCCGTCCTCCGGCAGCGTGAGGTCGCCGCACCGTGGTGATCGCGCTGCTGGCC
Proteins encoded in this window:
- the ssd gene encoding septum site-determining protein Ssd, with translation MPPRPLVVTDDDHVLDDVLRIAAAAGVEMGHGRDPSHRSAWRAASVVVLDAALVPRAVAAGLPRRAAVVVVTTGELGSAVLQDCVRLGVSDTLYLPQDQDRMVDLLVDATDDGPGGGRSVAFMGACGGAGASVLAVATAVAAARRGAEALLLDADPWGAGLDLLLGVEQDHGMRWEDLVVGGRLAAATLRRALPTADVGRSVVPVLAPRRVGGEAVGPSAVSAVLDAGRRAGGTTVLDVPRPPAETAAVLETVDLAVLVVPADVRGCFAADRVVRHLRGAGIDCALVVRGPAPGNLGADEVAESLGLSLLATLRSQPSLAREIEQSRVPGAEARSALARTAEIVLDHLDVGR
- a CDS encoding TadA family conjugal transfer-associated ATPase; the protein is MSPGRAGVGPPDATALTEGMVERVQRRLVQERADPTSTAVARALRAELPVLVSDAEMVGLIRGVQRELVGTGPLADLLADPATTDVVVNGPRDVRVDRGNGWEATTVTFADEAAVQRLARRLAATAGRRLDDARPFVDAQLPDGARLHAVLAPVATGGTCLSLRVLRPVRHDLTTLERSGGLPGVTAPAIAAIVRARLAFLVSGGTGSGKTTLLGAMIGSVAPADRVVVVEDAAELAPPHPHVLHMVARPANVEGVGAVLLRDLVRQALRMRPDRIVVGEVRGDEVVDLLAALNTGHEGGAGTVHANTAADVPQRIEALAAAAGLPRAAAHAQLGAAVQVVLHLTRRGSRRVLGEIAVLQRDADGLVTARPAVVDGLPVEPGASLLAAVLRQREVAAPW